From the Mesorhizobium koreense genome, the window TGGACGATCGACCGCTGGTACCTCGCGGCCTTTCTTTCGCTGATGCTGCTCGGCGTCGTGCTTTCCTTTGCCGCAAGCCCCGCGGTGGCGGTCAGGATCGGGCTCGATCCCTATCATTTCGTCATCCGCCAGATCGTCTTCATGGTCCCGGCACTCATCGCCATGATCGGCGTGTCGTTCCTCGACGAGCGGCAGATAAGACGGCTGGCGATCGTGATGCTGGCCGGGTCGCTGCTCCTGATGCTCGCAGCGCTCTATTTCGGTGTCGAGGTCAAGGGCGCGCGGCGCTGGGTCACCCTGATGGGGATATCCGTGCAGCCGTCCGAGTTCATGAAGCCGGCCTTCGTCATCGTCTGCGCCTGGCTCTTTGCGGAAGGCGCGCGCCAGCCGGATATTCCCGGCAATCTTCTCGCCATGATCCTGCTCGGAGTTGCGCTGACGCTTCTCGTCGCCCAGCCCGACCTCGGTCAGACCATGCTGCTCGTCGCGACATGGGGCGTCATGTTCTTCATGGCCGGGCTGTCATGGGTGTGGATCATCGCGCTCGGTGCCTCGGCGATCGGCGGGCTTGGCGCCGCTTATAGCGTGTTCCCGCATGTGGCGAAGCGCATCGACCACTTCATGACCGGCGAGGGCGACACCTTCCAGGTCGACACGGCGCGCGAGGCGCTGATGCGCGGCGGCTGGTTCGGCCAGGGACCGGGCGAAGGCGTCATCAAGCGCGTGCTGCCCGACAGCCATACCGATTTCGTCTTTGCCGTGGCCGGCGAGGAATTCGGTCTGATCCTGTGTTTCGTCGTGCTGGCGCTGTTCGCCTTCGTGGTGCTGAAAGGCTTGAGGGATTCGCTTCGCGAACAGGACGATTTCAGCCGCTATGCGATCGCCGGTCTGGTCATCCAGTTCGGCCTGCAATCGATCATCAATATGGGCGTCAACCTCCAACTCCTGCCGGCGAAAGGCATGACGTTGCCGTTTATCTCCTATGGCGGCTCGTCGCTCATCGCCGAAGCCATTGCCATGGGCATGGTGCTGGCGCTGACGCGCAAACGGCCGTCCAAGCGGACGCATATCGCCTTTTCCCCGCGTGGGGCAGCGGTGCCGGCAGAGTAGGCCCCCGCATGGGTGAACGGACGATCCTCCTTTCGGCGGGCGGAACCGGCGGCCACCTGTTTCCGGCCGAGGCGCTTGCACATGAGATGACGCGGCGCGGCTGGTCGGTGCATCTGGCGACCGATCGCCGCGCCGAGCGCTATGCCGGCGGCTTTCCGGCCGCGGTGGTGCATACCATTCCTTCCGCGACTTTCGGTTCGCGCAACCCCTTCGCCATGGCTCGCTCGGGCTGGACATTGTGGCGCGGCTTCGTGCGGTCCTCGTCGGTCCTGCAGCGGCAGAAGCCGGCCATCGTCGTCGGCTTCGGCGGCTATCCGACGCTGCCGCCGCTTTTCGCCGCCACGAGGCGTGGCATTCCGACCTTGATCCACGAACAGAACGCCGTGATGGGCCGCGCCAACCGGGCGCTTGCTGGACGCGTCACCGCAATCGCCGGCGGCTTCATGGCGGAAGGCGAGGGGCTTGCCGCCGACAAGATGGTCGTCACCGGCAATCCCGTCCGTCCTGCCGTGATCGAGGCGGCGAAATCGGCCTATCCCTCGCTCGACGGGGCGAAGCCGTTCCGGCTTCTCGTCTTCGGCGGCAGCCAGGGCGCGCAGTTCTTCTCCCAAGCCGTCCCGCCAGCCATCGCGGCATTGCCGGAGGAAGCACGGGCGCGGCTCGCCGTCACCCAGCAGGCGCGGCCCGAGGACGAGGCAGCCGTACGCGCGGCCTATGCCGAGATGGGCGTCACGGCGGAGGTCTCTCCCTTCTTCAGCGATCTTGCCCAACGCATGGCAGCCGCGCACCTCGTCGTATCGCGCTCCGGCGCCTCGACCGTCTCCGAGATCGCCGTCATCGGCCGCCCGGCGCTTCTGGTGCCCTATCCGCATGCGCTCGACCACGACCAGGCAGCGAACGCGGCGGCGCTCGCCAAAGCGGGAGGCGCGGAAGTCCACCGCCAGGACAGCCTGTCGCCCGAGCGTCTGTCGGCGCTGATCGGCGCGATGATGGAAGACAAGGCGCGGCTGCTTTCCATGGCCGCTGCCGCGCGTTCGGCCGGCAAGCCGGATGCGGCGCGGTTGCTCGCCGACCTGACAGAGGCTATTGCCGGAGGGGTTGACGTAGCGGATTTCAGGAAGGGACAGCGCGCATGAAGATGCCGGAAACGATCGGCCTGGTGCATTTCATCGGCATCGGCGGCATCGGCATGAGCGGCATCGCGGAGGTGCTCGTCAATCTAGGCTACCGCGTGCAGGGCTCCGACCAGGCGGACGGCGCCAATGTGCAGCGCCTGCGCGCGAAAGGCATAGATTGCTTCGTCGGTCACAGGGCGGAGAATCTCGGCGATGCTGAGGTCGTGGTGGTTTCGAGCGCCATCAAGAAGAACAATCCAGAACTCGTCGCGGCGCGGGAAAAGCTCCTGCCGATCGTGCGGCGCGCGGAGATGCTGGCCGAACTGATGCGCTTCCGACAGGCCATCGCCATCGGCGGCACGCATGGCAAGACGACGACCACTTCCATGGTGGCGACGCTGCTCGAAGCCGGCGGGCTCGATCCGACCGTCATCAATGGCGGCATCATCAACGCCTACGGCACGAACGCGCGCATGGGCGAGGGCGAATGGATGGTGGTCGAGGCCGACGAGAGCGACGGCACCTTCCTCAAGCTGCCGGCCGACATCGCCGTCGTCACCAATATCGATCCGGAGCATCTCGACCATTACGGGTCGTTCGAGAAGGTGCGCGAGGCGTTCCGCCATTTCGTCGAGAACGTCCCGTTCTACGGCTTCGGGGTCATGTGCATCGACCACCCGGAAGTGCAGGCGCTGGTTTCGCGCATCGAGGATCGCCGCGTCATCACCTATGGCGAGAACCCGCAGGCCGACGTGCGCTTCGTCAATCGGAGCCTCGAAGGCACGACGCAGCATTTCGATGTGATCATCCGCAACCGCAAGACGGGTTCCGTCACGACCATCGATCGGCTGGCGCTTCCCATGCCCGGCCGCCATAACGTTTCCAATGCGACCGCGGCAATCGCCGTCGCGCACGAACTCGGACTCACGCCTGAGCAGGTCCGCAAGGGCCTTTCCGGCTTTGGCGGCGTCAAGCGACGTTTCACCCCGACGGGCACCTGGAACGGCGTCAGCATCTTCGACGATTACGGCCACCACCCGGTCGAGATAAAGGCGGTGCTGAGGGCGGCGCGCGACGCGAGCAAGGGCCGCGTCATCGCCATCGCCCAGCCGCACCGCTATACGCGCCTGCGCGACCTGATGGACGATTTCTCCTCCTGCTTCAACGAGGCCGACACCGTCCTCGTCGCGCCGGTCTATCCGGCTGGCGAGGAGCCGATCGAAGGGGTCTCGGCCAAGGCGCTGGTGGCGCGGATGCGTGCCGGCGGCCATCGCGACGCACGCTTCATCGAAGGACCGCAGGCGATCGCGCCGATCATCCGGCAACTGGCGAAACCGGGCGATTTCGTGATCTTCCTCGGCGCCGGCAACATCACGCAATGGGCCTATGCCCTGCCCAATGAACTGGCCACGGAGGATGCTGCTTGACGGCGGGCGAAGCGCTCCTTGCGAAGCTCGGCGACCGGCTTTCCGGTCTGCGCGGCCGTCTCATGCCCGATTCCGGAATGGAGAAGATCACCTGGTTCCGAGCCGGCGGTCCGGCGGACGCGCTTTTCCAGCCAGCCGACGAGGAAGACCTTGCCGCTTTCCTGAAGGCTGTACCGGTGGAAATCCCGATCATGGTGGTCGGCATCGGCTCTAACCTTCTCGTGCGTGAGGGCGGCATACGCGGCTTCGTCGTCAGGCTGTCGGCCAAGGGTTTCGGCGAGGCCGAGGCGGTCTCGCCGACGACGATCCGCGCCGGCGCCGCCACGCCCGACAAGCGCATCGCGGCGGCGGCGCTCGAAGCCGGCATCGGCGGTTTCCATTTCTATCACGGCATTCCGGGCGGGCTCGGCGGCGCGCTCCGCATGAACGCCGGCGCGAACGGAGTGGAGACACGCGAACGCGTCGTCGAGGTGAGGGCGCTCGACCGCAAAGGCGAACTGCATATCCTGAAGAACGCTGACATGGGCTACGCCTACCGCCATTCCTCGGCGCCGCGCGACCTGATCTTCACCTCCGCTGTGCTCGAAGGTCTCCCGGAAGATCGCGATGCCATCAAGGCAGCGATGGACGCCGTCCAGCATCACCGCGAGACCGTGCAGCCGATCCGCGAGAAGACCGGCGGCTCGACCTTCAAGAACCCGTCCGGCACCTCGGCCTGGAAGGAGATCGACAAGGCCGGCTGCCGCGGCCTGATGATCGGCGGCGCGCAGATGTCCCCCATGCACTGCAATTTCATGATCAACACCGGCAGCGCCACCGGCTACGATCTCGAGTTCCTCGGCGAAACGGTGCGCGCCCGCGTGCTGGAGCATTCGGGCATCCGGCTCGAATGGGAAATCAAGCGCATCGGCGAATTCAAGCCAGGCCGCGCTATTGATGAATTCCTCGGCCGGATGCTTTAAAGCGCGTCGCCACGATCTAGCGACCAGCGGCGATCATAGCATCTGGCCGCCCGAGATTTCGATACGCTGAGCGGTGACCCACCCGTTCTCTCCGACGAGCAGGCTCGAGATCGCGCCGCCGACATCGTCGGGCAGGCCGACGCGCCCCAACGCAGTCTGCGAGGCGATGAAGCGGTTTATCTCGGGATTGTCGCGAACCTGACCGCCGCCGAAATCCGTCTCTATCGCACCGGGCGCCACCACGTTCACCGTGATCCCGCGCGGGCCGAGTTCCTTGGCGAGATAACGTGTCAGGACCTCCACGCCGCCCTTCATCGTCGCATAGGCGCTGTATCCCGGGAGAGCAAAACGAGCCAATCCGGAGGAAAGGTTCACGATGCGGCCGCCGTCCCGGATCACCGGCAGGAGCGTCTGCGTGAGGAAGAACACGCCCTTCAGCTGAATATTCATGAGCGTGTCGAAATCTGCTTCCGTCACCTCGGCGAAGGGCTTGTTGATGCCGATGCCGGCGTTGTTGACCAGGAAATCGAAATCCTCGCGCTGCCATTTCTCCCTGAGTACTGCTTTCAATGCGCCTGTGAATTCATTGAATCCGGATGTCTTTCCGGTATCGAGCCGTAAAGCCGCCGCGCGGCGGCCCATTGCCTCGATCTCCGTGACGACCATCGCCGCTTCGTCCTCACGCGAATGGTAGGTGATCACCACGTCCACGCCCTTGCGGGCCAGATGGATCGCCGTGTTGCGGCCAAGGCCGCGGCTGCCGCCCGTGACAAGTGCGATCCTGTTTTCCGTTGTCATCTTCGGTCTCCTTCGTTCGATGGTCGGGAAATAGGGCGGGGAGTTGAAAAGCGCTTGCCATATCGTCCGAGCGAGTTGCCTGATCCTCCAGAATGAATCGGTCATCGGATTGCAGCTTGGCCTTTTCACGCCTAGATTCGTGCCGGATCCTGCGGAGCGACGAAATGGATGCTGAAGCCATTGCCCGGCGTGTTCTCGACTTCGCCGACCGGAATGGTGCCGGCGAACTGCCGCTCGAAACCGGCGTCGGCGGGCTGAGCGTGATGCGGCAGCGCTCACCCGGCGCCCTCAAGCCGGTGCTCTACCAGCCCGTCTTCTGCCTTGTGTTGCAGGGTGCCAAGCAGGCTCTGATCGGCGATCGCGCCGTTACATTCGCCGAGGGGCAGTCCGTCATCATCAGCATGGAATTGCCGACGCTCGCACGTGTCGTGAGCGCGAGCACCGCCAGACCTTATGTCGCCCTTGCACTGGAACTCGACATGGGATTGCTGCGGGAACTGGCGGCCGAAATCGGCGAACTGCCCGCGGCACGCGAAATTGCGGCCGCCATCGAGGCTGGAGATGTGGACGAGGCCATCCTCGATGCGACGAGAAGGCTCTTCGACCTGACGGAAAAGCCGCAGTCGGCGCCGATCCTGGCGCCCTTGATCGTGCGTGAAATCCATTACTGGCTGCTTTCGGCACGCCATGGCGCCATGCTGCGGGCCTTGACACGGACCGATAGCCAGGCGGCGCGGATTGCCCGGGCGACGGTCCGTATCCGACGCGACTACAACGAGCCGCTTCGAATAACAGAACTTGCCCGCGGCGCCGGCATGAGCGCGTCGGCCTTCCATGATCATTTCAGGTCGGTCACTGGCACGACGCCGCTGCAATACCAGAAGCGCCTGAGGCTGATGGAGGCCCGGCGCCTAATCCTTGCGGGCGACACTTCCGTCTCCAGCGCGGCGTTCGCGGTAGGCTACGAAAGCCCGACCCAGTTCAGCCGCGAATATGCGCGCCAGTTCGGCCTGCCGCCGCGCCGCGACAAGGCCGACCATGTGGACAAGGGCGAAGCCGCTCTGCACGCTGCCGAATAGGGGCAAGAACGGCTGCCGACCTGTCGCCGAATAGGCGCGTCTTGCAATTTTTTTCAAAAAAGTGAATCCGCGCGAATCATCGCCCCTTGCCACGGAATCAACTCTCTGATTCTTTGGGTTGAGAGCGTTTCCTGATTTGAGTCGTTTAGCGCGTTGGTCGCGTTTCCGTCTGGGGGCAAGCCGCCGGAAGACTCGGATTCAATTCGGTAGGAGGCGGCAGTCGGATCGCGGTTTTCGTCGAAGACCGGAAGGTTTTCGTGCGGCCCCGCGCGAACAGAAAAGGCCGATAGGCCCGAGGGGAAGACGAGGGGATGTCGAAGAAGCACGTTGCCGTATTGATGGGGGGATTTTCCTCCGAACGGCCCGTGAGCCTTTCTTCCGGCAATTCCTGTGCCGATGCGCTCGAGAATGCCGGTTATCGTGTCACGCGCGTCGACGTTTCCCGGGACGTCGCATCGGTGCTCGGCAAACTTAAGCCGAACGTGGCTTTCAATGCCCTGCACGGGCCGTTCGGCGAGGACGGTACCATCCAGGGTGTGCTGGAATACCTCGAAATCCCCTACACGCACTCTGGCGTTCTGGCCTCGGCGCTTGCCATGCACAAGGAGCAGGCCAAGCGGGTAGCGCGCTCGGTCGGCATCCCCGTCGCGGAATCGAAAGTGGTCAACCGCTTCGCGATCGGATGCGAGCATCCGATGAAGCCGCCCTATGTGGCCAAGCCTGTCAACGAGGGGTCGAGCTTCGGTGTGGTGATCGTCGGCGAAGACCAATCGCATCCGCCGCAGATCCTCGGCTCGTCGGAATGGCTGTACGGCGACGCCGTCATGGTCGAGCGTTTCGTCCATGGAAGGGAGCTGACTTGCGCGGTGATGGGCGACGTCGCGCTCGGCGTCACCGAGATCATTCCGGTCGGTCATTCCTTCTACGACTACGATTCGAAATATGTCGCCGGCGGATCAAAACACGAATGCCCTGCAAAAATTTCACCGAATATTTACCAAAAGATACAGACACTGTCGCTCAAGGCACATCAAGCAATCGGGTGCCGGGGCGTTTCCCGCTCCGATTTCCGGTACGACGACCGCCACTCCGAAAATGGCGAGCTCATCTGGCTGGAAATCAACACCCAACCGGGCATGACGCCGACATCACTGGTGCCTGAGATCGCCGCTCAGGCAGGACACGATTTCGGCGAGCTATTGAGTTGGATGGTGGAGGACGCTTCGTGTCTGCGTTGATGTCGGTGATAGGCGGCCGCGCCGGTGCGATTGCCGGCCCGCAGGTCCTGCCGCGCTTCATGCGCGGGCCGGCGCGCTTTGCCGGACGCCTGTTCCGCGGCGATGTGACCTTTCCGCGCCTCTCGGCCACGATCGCCTCGGCCTTTCTCTTTGCTGCGACCGGGGCCTATGGCGCCTATATCGGCGGGCAGTGGCCGGCCGTCGTCCAGGCCGTGACATCGCGCACCGGCTTCGCCATCGACAATGTCCATATCGTCGGCAACCGCCAGACCTCCGAGATCGACGTGCTCGGTGCGCTGGGGCTCGACGGCTGGACATCGCAGATCGGGTTCAGCGCCGAGGCTGCGCGCGAGAAGGTTCTGGCGCTGCCCTGGGTCGAGGCTGCTTCGGTCCACAAGATCTATCCGGGCACCGTCGAGATCGCCATCAAGGAAAAGACGCCCTACGCCATCTGGCAGCACGGCAGCGAACTCACTCTTATCCAGAAGGATGGCGGGGTCATCGCGCCGTTTTCGGGCGGCAAGTTCGCGTCGCTGCCGCTGGTGGTTGGCATCGGGGCCGCGACAGGCGCGGCTGGGATCGTCGCCAAGATCG encodes:
- the murG gene encoding undecaprenyldiphospho-muramoylpentapeptide beta-N-acetylglucosaminyltransferase, which produces MGERTILLSAGGTGGHLFPAEALAHEMTRRGWSVHLATDRRAERYAGGFPAAVVHTIPSATFGSRNPFAMARSGWTLWRGFVRSSSVLQRQKPAIVVGFGGYPTLPPLFAATRRGIPTLIHEQNAVMGRANRALAGRVTAIAGGFMAEGEGLAADKMVVTGNPVRPAVIEAAKSAYPSLDGAKPFRLLVFGGSQGAQFFSQAVPPAIAALPEEARARLAVTQQARPEDEAAVRAAYAEMGVTAEVSPFFSDLAQRMAAAHLVVSRSGASTVSEIAVIGRPALLVPYPHALDHDQAANAAALAKAGGAEVHRQDSLSPERLSALIGAMMEDKARLLSMAAAARSAGKPDAARLLADLTEAIAGGVDVADFRKGQRA
- the ftsW gene encoding putative lipid II flippase FtsW, encoding MVSRLDRGPVGNWWWTIDRWYLAAFLSLMLLGVVLSFAASPAVAVRIGLDPYHFVIRQIVFMVPALIAMIGVSFLDERQIRRLAIVMLAGSLLLMLAALYFGVEVKGARRWVTLMGISVQPSEFMKPAFVIVCAWLFAEGARQPDIPGNLLAMILLGVALTLLVAQPDLGQTMLLVATWGVMFFMAGLSWVWIIALGASAIGGLGAAYSVFPHVAKRIDHFMTGEGDTFQVDTAREALMRGGWFGQGPGEGVIKRVLPDSHTDFVFAVAGEEFGLILCFVVLALFAFVVLKGLRDSLREQDDFSRYAIAGLVIQFGLQSIINMGVNLQLLPAKGMTLPFISYGGSSLIAEAIAMGMVLALTRKRPSKRTHIAFSPRGAAVPAE
- the murB gene encoding UDP-N-acetylmuramate dehydrogenase; translated protein: MTAGEALLAKLGDRLSGLRGRLMPDSGMEKITWFRAGGPADALFQPADEEDLAAFLKAVPVEIPIMVVGIGSNLLVREGGIRGFVVRLSAKGFGEAEAVSPTTIRAGAATPDKRIAAAALEAGIGGFHFYHGIPGGLGGALRMNAGANGVETRERVVEVRALDRKGELHILKNADMGYAYRHSSAPRDLIFTSAVLEGLPEDRDAIKAAMDAVQHHRETVQPIREKTGGSTFKNPSGTSAWKEIDKAGCRGLMIGGAQMSPMHCNFMINTGSATGYDLEFLGETVRARVLEHSGIRLEWEIKRIGEFKPGRAIDEFLGRML
- the murC gene encoding UDP-N-acetylmuramate--L-alanine ligase, with product MKMPETIGLVHFIGIGGIGMSGIAEVLVNLGYRVQGSDQADGANVQRLRAKGIDCFVGHRAENLGDAEVVVVSSAIKKNNPELVAAREKLLPIVRRAEMLAELMRFRQAIAIGGTHGKTTTTSMVATLLEAGGLDPTVINGGIINAYGTNARMGEGEWMVVEADESDGTFLKLPADIAVVTNIDPEHLDHYGSFEKVREAFRHFVENVPFYGFGVMCIDHPEVQALVSRIEDRRVITYGENPQADVRFVNRSLEGTTQHFDVIIRNRKTGSVTTIDRLALPMPGRHNVSNATAAIAVAHELGLTPEQVRKGLSGFGGVKRRFTPTGTWNGVSIFDDYGHHPVEIKAVLRAARDASKGRVIAIAQPHRYTRLRDLMDDFSSCFNEADTVLVAPVYPAGEEPIEGVSAKALVARMRAGGHRDARFIEGPQAIAPIIRQLAKPGDFVIFLGAGNITQWAYALPNELATEDAA
- a CDS encoding AraC family transcriptional regulator gives rise to the protein MDAEAIARRVLDFADRNGAGELPLETGVGGLSVMRQRSPGALKPVLYQPVFCLVLQGAKQALIGDRAVTFAEGQSVIISMELPTLARVVSASTARPYVALALELDMGLLRELAAEIGELPAAREIAAAIEAGDVDEAILDATRRLFDLTEKPQSAPILAPLIVREIHYWLLSARHGAMLRALTRTDSQAARIARATVRIRRDYNEPLRITELARGAGMSASAFHDHFRSVTGTTPLQYQKRLRLMEARRLILAGDTSVSSAAFAVGYESPTQFSREYARQFGLPPRRDKADHVDKGEAALHAAE
- a CDS encoding SDR family NAD(P)-dependent oxidoreductase, with amino-acid sequence MTTENRIALVTGGSRGLGRNTAIHLARKGVDVVITYHSREDEAAMVVTEIEAMGRRAAALRLDTGKTSGFNEFTGALKAVLREKWQREDFDFLVNNAGIGINKPFAEVTEADFDTLMNIQLKGVFFLTQTLLPVIRDGGRIVNLSSGLARFALPGYSAYATMKGGVEVLTRYLAKELGPRGITVNVVAPGAIETDFGGGQVRDNPEINRFIASQTALGRVGLPDDVGGAISSLLVGENGWVTAQRIEISGGQML
- a CDS encoding cell division protein FtsQ/DivIB; this encodes MSALMSVIGGRAGAIAGPQVLPRFMRGPARFAGRLFRGDVTFPRLSATIASAFLFAATGAYGAYIGGQWPAVVQAVTSRTGFAIDNVHIVGNRQTSEIDVLGALGLDGWTSQIGFSAEAAREKVLALPWVEAASVHKIYPGTVEIAIKEKTPYAIWQHGSELTLIQKDGGVIAPFSGGKFASLPLVVGIGAATGAAGIVAKIDRFPNLAGRVKGYVRVGGRRWDITFDNGVTVKLPETDEDQAIADLARLDQEHSLLSRDILAVDMRLENRLFVQLTPEAAEARAAAVKERAKQAKKSGRDV
- a CDS encoding D-alanine--D-alanine ligase, whose amino-acid sequence is MSKKHVAVLMGGFSSERPVSLSSGNSCADALENAGYRVTRVDVSRDVASVLGKLKPNVAFNALHGPFGEDGTIQGVLEYLEIPYTHSGVLASALAMHKEQAKRVARSVGIPVAESKVVNRFAIGCEHPMKPPYVAKPVNEGSSFGVVIVGEDQSHPPQILGSSEWLYGDAVMVERFVHGRELTCAVMGDVALGVTEIIPVGHSFYDYDSKYVAGGSKHECPAKISPNIYQKIQTLSLKAHQAIGCRGVSRSDFRYDDRHSENGELIWLEINTQPGMTPTSLVPEIAAQAGHDFGELLSWMVEDASCLR